The Leptospira montravelensis nucleotide sequence TGTGGCTACAGAAGTAATTTCTCGTAAACGAATTGAACAAACCGGCGCACGTAACTTAGGTGAGGTGCTTGATACACAACTGGGAATCAATGTTACTCCTTTTTTTGGCGGTTCTCAAGTCCAAATGTTGGGTTTGGATTCAAAATATGTATTATTCCTAGTAGATGGACAACGTGTTGCTGGTCGACTCAACAATACTATCGACCTAACACGATTTAAAGTTCAAAACATAGAGCGAATCGAAATTGTAAAAGGAAGTTCGTCTTCATTATATGGAGCCGATGCTATTGGTGGTGTGATCAATATCATCACCAAACAAGCTGAAAAACCAGAACATTACCAGTTCCGAACTTCCTATGGAAATGGAAGACAAACCAATTTCGGAAGCCAAGGCGAAAAGAATATGATCGCCGATGTAGGTTTCAAAAATGATTTTGTTGCTTCTAATTTTTTTGGTGGCTTCAACCAATCTGCTGCTTATGATTTAGATCCCAAAACTCCTGCAACTACAGGAAACGCCTTCCAAGATGCCAACGTAGGTGGAAACATGACTTTCAATCCTGATGGTCAATTTAAAGTTAAAACTGGAATTAATTATCTCAATCGTAACCAGGCTGGGATTGATTCTAGATCCAATGGTGGAGTTTTTGATAGAACTAACTTAACAAACGATTTTCTTGGATTAGGTGCATTAGAATACACATACGGAAAACGTAATATGGTTTCCTTACGTGGAAATTTTTCTCGTTGGGAAAATCATTATAAGTTGGACCAAAGAAATTCGAATGAGTTGGACGTTAAAGAATTTACCAACGAATTTTCCTCGCAAGGTGTCGCTCAAATTGATCACGAAATCAATAAAGACCACATGGTTACTGCCGGAGTAGAATCATACTCTGAAGAATTACAATCTGACCGATTACAAAGAAGAAATGCCTATCGAACAAGAAGGGCTGCATTTATTCAAGATGAATGGATTATTTGGCGTCAAGGTTTTGTTTGGCGACTAGTTCCCGGAGTTCGTCACGACGTGGATTCACAGTTTGGCGGTCAAACCACTCCCAAAATCGCAACCAAAGTTGATATCACTAGTGATTTAGTCTTTCGTGCGAGTTACGGAAAAGGTTTTCGCCCGCCTTCCTTTAGAGAGTTGTACTTACGATTTGAAAATCCTGGTGTTGGATACGTTGTTGATGGAAATGATAAACTGCGTCCTGAAAAATCAACCACTGTCAACGCAGATATCGAATATACGCCTTTTAAATTTTGGACACTTTCTCTCAGTATCTTTCGAAATGACATAACCGATCTCATTCAATATAGTTTTGGAACAAGAACTAGTGAGTTTGCTAATTTCCAATTAAAGAACATACAACGTGCTTATACAAGAGGTGTGGAAGCAGGCTCCCGCGTTCGTTTTCTCAAATACTTTGCTTTGGAATTAGGTTACAACCAAACCGACACAAGGGACCTAACGACAGATAGACCCTTAGAAGGAA carries:
- a CDS encoding TonB-dependent receptor plug domain-containing protein, producing the protein MYLFNPFLLPILCLFLLFIGEVHSQSKPRENGKNTKTVEKTPTVPTTPVTTDTNTNNPNPQNGDIPTPNTNASQEGNKEENPPEEVDRFKDLDNKNGIVVTGSRGERRLKDSAVATEVISRKRIEQTGARNLGEVLDTQLGINVTPFFGGSQVQMLGLDSKYVLFLVDGQRVAGRLNNTIDLTRFKVQNIERIEIVKGSSSSLYGADAIGGVINIITKQAEKPEHYQFRTSYGNGRQTNFGSQGEKNMIADVGFKNDFVASNFFGGFNQSAAYDLDPKTPATTGNAFQDANVGGNMTFNPDGQFKVKTGINYLNRNQAGIDSRSNGGVFDRTNLTNDFLGLGALEYTYGKRNMVSLRGNFSRWENHYKLDQRNSNELDVKEFTNEFSSQGVAQIDHEINKDHMVTAGVESYSEELQSDRLQRRNAYRTRRAAFIQDEWIIWRQGFVWRLVPGVRHDVDSQFGGQTTPKIATKVDITSDLVFRASYGKGFRPPSFRELYLRFENPGVGYVVDGNDKLRPEKSTTVNADIEYTPFKFWTLSLSIFRNDITDLIQYSFGTRTSEFANFQLKNIQRAYTRGVEAGSRVRFLKYFALELGYNQTDTRDLTTDRPLEGRALHQGTMNFFVNAPGGWEFALRAKRLDKRPFYSTTNDFTSGSSTALIDQQTKSVEENNKVVYGKPFTLLNVRMEKKFFEGRMSLFLGVDNVLDQYELTYNPIRPRFYYGGLQATF